In Salarias fasciatus chromosome 13, fSalaFa1.1, whole genome shotgun sequence, the sequence TGGCAGAGCTGCTGAACTCTCTAGGCCTGAGGATGTACCAGGCTGCCAGCGCCAAGCAGCCGGGCGCCAACACCCTGCTCTCTCCAGTCAACACCTACGGGTCCCTCGCCACCTTCTACCTGGGAGCTTCCACCAAAACAGCGAGCTTATTCCAGGTCTTTGTTTATGATTTGTTGAGATAGTTAAATATAGCAAATGGAACAACGAACTAATCAAatctttattttgcttttctttcaggAATTACTAGGCCTTAGTCGAGGCACCATTGAAAAGAACTGTGTGTCTTTGGTGGACGGACACAAGGTTCTTCAGACCCTACAAAGCATCAACTCTTTGGTGGATGATGGACCCAAGGATGAAATCGTCACCCAGGTCTGGGCCTTCACCCCTCAGGACGCTCAGCTGTCTGACGACTTTATCCAAGGCACACAGGACTTCTCCGACACGTCCTTCGTCCGAGGCGTGGACTTCTCCAGAACACTGGAGGCcgagcagctgctgaacagctTTCTGGAGAGAACATCTGGAGAGAAGGTGAAGGATCTCTTCAAAGATCTGAATTCCAGCAGCAACCTGCTCTTCGTCTCCTTCTTCCACTTCCAAGGTCTgtctcagttcagttcattttactgaaaatgaataGAACCAGATATTTTTATTGTTGAAGTCCAAGATTTCAGTTGATTCATCAAATATTCCAACCTTTTACATCCTAGGCGTGAGAATACAGTGAATTTGTGATCAATACATTTATGCAGGTTGTAATTGTTTGAATCTATTTGATTTTACACAGaagttttaaagagaaaataaaaatattgactCCATGCACCTGATATTTAATGCACTTACTATGGAGTCTAAACATCACTGTTTCTGCCCGTGACTTGAAAAATTGCAGCTTTTAACAAATGGACAATCTGTAAATACCACTTTACAGACACTGCTTCTCTTCACATCTTAGGTCTGCCTGACAATATAATGTTACTGTGTTTGTTTAGGCAACTGGAAGACAGCCTTCCAGCCTGATAAGACTTCCATGGAGGAGTTTCATGTGGATGATACAACCACAGTGACAGCTCCACTGATGACCCACACGGGTCAGTTCTACTACCTGAATGACAAGGTGAATcctaaatgtttcattttcccTTATTTTGCGGTTTTGGACCAATTTGTTGCTGCATGGCTCATTTACTCCATTGAAATGAGACCTAAAGTTGACTCGCAGTAGAGTTAATCTTGTTTTGATTCATGCTTGTTTTGTTACACAGAGGCGGCGGTGCACCATCGTGAAGCTGCCTCTGAGCAAGCGATCTTACATGTTGCTGGTGCTGCCTCACGAAGGAACCACCCTCCATGATGTCGAGTCCAAGTTGCAGACCAGCGTCATGTCTGACTGGCACCAAAACCTCCAGGAAGGGTGAgcgttcttcttcctcctcaccgTGCTCCAGTGTCCTCTCCAagacatgtttgattttaattgagcaaagttttcattgaaatttcattgaaatgtgtttttcttccagacTGTTGGAGCTGTCACTCCCAAAGTTCTCCATGTCTGCTGAAATCGATCTGCATGAGCTGCTGACCTACATGGACCCAAAGATTGAGGCCGCACTGCTGGGCTCACAGGCTGAGTTCAGCCGACTCAGTACCGCCAGTCCCTTCACTGTGGATAAGGTCAATAAAATGACGactcagccattttttttttatagatttaaaAACATATTGCTTGAATctgttaataattaaaaaaaatccctgccTTGTCAACAGGTTGTCAACAAGGTGCTGTTTGAAATGTCAGAGGAAGGAGCAGAACCACAGGACGTGAGGCAAGAAGCAGGCATCCCTCTGAGAATGCCCTTCAACAAACCCTTCTTCTACGCTGTGATAGAAGGACACTCTAACTCCATCCTCATTCTGGGCAAAATCACCAACCCCACTCTCTGAGGAGTCGCGGTGCTCAGAACGACGTGCCTCGTCGCCACGGCTTTCCTCTCTGCAGGAGATGAAATCAGTCACCCAGGCGCATATACTGTGTCTCATTTAGATCCCAGCCGTGTTTAGAGGAGAAATGCAGCACTGCCTCCCTCCATTGGCCGAGGCCAACATTCACCAGTGTTATTACACTTCATCCCCGAACTGGTCTTTTCCCAGGCTCGGGTCAATGAGGACATCTGCATCAGTATTTATGAAAACATGTTACttctaaatgtttgattttttttttcccctgtaaaatGTGCTTCAGAGTTCTGTACATTACTTTTCAGTAAAGTACAATAAACCACAAGTGTTTGTGTTAATTAACAGTGTATATTATAAAAGGGTTTATTTTTGTCTTGTGActgctgaaataaaacatttgttgtTGAAATGCTGCAGTTTCTCATTAACGCTCTAATGGTTGTATTGAGATTTGTATCTGAAATATCATGAAAACAGAACAGGAGAGAAAATTcctaataaaatcaaaatcagggatttttttttttttttttttttcagattttccaGTACCAACACTCAAGTTGAAATTCAACAAACTACTGAATATTGACATAGgaattgtttgttttgagtGCATGTCATGGAGTATAACATAGATTCTGGTTAATTTATCAAGATAGAACCCCTAATGCTCACTGTGCAAATGGTTTGGGTTGGTATAAACAGATAAAACTATATGATTAACACTGAAACGGGAAAGTGATCATAAATATATCGCCTCATGCAGAGGCCGAGCGTgagtctcagtacagagggggcggagcattctcgacgggcccttatgatagtaattttaccattcaaac encodes:
- the agt gene encoding angiotensinogen, with product MQKLRSLLVALLLCCCLSGSQSNRVYVHPFYLFAAENVSCVSLDAATAKALETLPVATLDMEVLTPDSRDLSKLDTQKLNVTERTGVLAELLNSLGLRMYQAASAKQPGANTLLSPVNTYGSLATFYLGASTKTASLFQELLGLSRGTIEKNCVSLVDGHKVLQTLQSINSLVDDGPKDEIVTQVWAFTPQDAQLSDDFIQGTQDFSDTSFVRGVDFSRTLEAEQLLNSFLERTSGEKVKDLFKDLNSSSNLLFVSFFHFQGNWKTAFQPDKTSMEEFHVDDTTTVTAPLMTHTGQFYYLNDKRRRCTIVKLPLSKRSYMLLVLPHEGTTLHDVESKLQTSVMSDWHQNLQEGLLELSLPKFSMSAEIDLHELLTYMDPKIEAALLGSQAEFSRLSTASPFTVDKVVNKVLFEMSEEGAEPQDVRQEAGIPLRMPFNKPFFYAVIEGHSNSILILGKITNPTL